One segment of Candidatus Woesearchaeota archaeon DNA contains the following:
- a CDS encoding HTH domain-containing protein, which produces MGQQEVYDFLKKNKKMWFSSKDIAKKLKVSIGSVTNSLKRLRESKQVLFKIKKKEPMARKIFEYKFKK; this is translated from the coding sequence ATGGGACAACAGGAAGTATATGATTTTTTGAAGAAAAATAAAAAAATGTGGTTCAGCTCAAAGGATATTGCAAAGAAGCTGAAGGTTTCCATTGGCTCTGTGACCAATAGCCTGAAAAGGCTGAGGGAAAGCAAGCAGGTCCTTTTCAAGATTAAGAAAAAGGAACCAATGGCCAGGAAGATATTTGAGTATAAATTCAAGAAGTGA
- a CDS encoding SDR family oxidoreductase, translated as MSEIKTVLISGGTSGMGRACVFKFLEAGHNVATFARSGDSCKALEKELGGKFPQASYLVLQGDVTDEASVAIIVQKTVKKFGAIDILVNNAGRGLFETIDTIKPGDYLNLLNVNLIGVALLSKHAVQSMKKKKTGHIINIASISGKESGPGREFYSASKYGVMGFSEGLRKELNDFEIKVTTICPGMVKTGFFSQHELRRRKTANKGKLPLMLRPEEIASAIYFIASQPGHVAITDITILPFG; from the coding sequence ATGTCAGAAATCAAGACTGTTTTAATCAGTGGCGGCACAAGCGGCATGGGCAGGGCCTGTGTTTTTAAGTTTCTGGAAGCCGGGCATAATGTGGCTACATTTGCAAGGTCCGGGGACAGCTGCAAAGCACTGGAAAAAGAGCTTGGCGGAAAATTTCCGCAGGCCTCATACCTTGTCCTGCAGGGTGACGTGACTGATGAGGCTAGTGTGGCAATCATTGTCCAGAAAACTGTAAAGAAATTTGGCGCAATCGACATTCTTGTCAACAATGCAGGGCGGGGCCTGTTTGAGACTATTGACACCATCAAGCCCGGGGATTATTTAAATCTTCTAAATGTCAACCTTATTGGCGTGGCCCTGCTAAGCAAGCACGCTGTTCAATCCATGAAAAAGAAAAAAACAGGGCACATCATAAACATCGCATCGATTTCAGGAAAGGAGTCCGGGCCAGGCCGTGAGTTTTACAGCGCATCCAAATATGGGGTAATGGGCTTCTCTGAAGGATTGAGGAAAGAACTTAATGACTTTGAAATCAAGGTCACCACAATATGCCCCGGAATGGTCAAAACTGGCTTTTTCAGCCAGCATGAACTGCGGAGGAGAAAAACCGCAAACAAGGGCAAGCTTCCGCTTATGCTTCGGCCAGAGGAAATTGCCTCGGCAATATACTTCATTGCCTCTCAGCCAGGGCATGTCGCAATTACTGACATCACAATACTGCCATTTGGATGA
- a CDS encoding nitroreductase family protein, producing the protein MKDALSDEVRENRKPGYEIHPIILNRWSSRALSGEEMTDDDLMPLFEAARWAPSSSNNQEWLFLYAKNNSGEWPIYFGLLSEGNQRWAKRAAVLVIVLSRKISDNGEKPIRTHSFDTGLASENLLLEGTRRGFIAHPIGGFDRDRAMSELNIPDVYNIECMIVIGKKGSKDMLEEKDRVREIPSQRKPLNDMIRKGMFG; encoded by the coding sequence ATGAAAGATGCGCTGAGTGATGAAGTCAGGGAAAACAGAAAACCAGGCTATGAGATACACCCGATTATCCTGAATAGGTGGTCTTCAAGGGCACTGAGCGGCGAGGAAATGACAGATGATGATCTCATGCCCCTATTTGAGGCAGCGAGATGGGCCCCTTCCTCTTCAAACAACCAGGAATGGCTATTTCTTTATGCAAAAAATAATTCAGGTGAGTGGCCAATTTATTTCGGGTTGTTGAGTGAGGGAAACCAACGATGGGCAAAAAGGGCTGCTGTGCTCGTAATTGTGCTGTCGAGGAAGATTTCGGACAATGGTGAGAAACCCATCAGGACCCACAGCTTTGACACAGGCCTCGCGAGTGAGAATCTTCTGCTTGAGGGGACAAGAAGGGGCTTTATTGCGCATCCAATCGGCGGCTTTGACAGGGACAGGGCCATGTCGGAGCTGAATATTCCTGACGTTTACAATATAGAATGCATGATTGTTATCGGAAAAAAAGGCAGTAAGGACATGCTTGAGGAAAAGGACAGGGTCAGGGAGATACCGAGCCAGAGAAAGCCATTGAATGACATGATAAGGAAAGGGATGTTTGGATAG
- a CDS encoding DUF371 domain-containing protein, with the protein MPKEISFACSGHANVLATHGNSLEFTKDTELSVKGDCILGVGCDFNAGDLADIARNSGNFEMNLEAGDARDSVHGRINAKFGHRDEIVMRIGEFSSERTFGIRCDKPAAMINRRLIENLKKGARLNVRIKAV; encoded by the coding sequence ATGCCAAAGGAGATAAGCTTTGCCTGCAGCGGCCATGCCAATGTACTGGCGACCCACGGGAATTCCCTTGAATTTACAAAAGACACCGAGCTTTCTGTGAAAGGGGACTGCATACTTGGAGTTGGCTGCGACTTTAACGCTGGTGACCTGGCTGACATTGCCAGGAATTCCGGGAATTTTGAGATGAATCTGGAAGCAGGGGATGCAAGAGATTCTGTGCACGGCAGGATAAACGCAAAATTTGGCCACAGGGATGAGATTGTGATGAGGATAGGAGAATTTTCCTCAGAAAGGACATTCGGGATAAGGTGCGACAAGCCTGCTGCAATGATAAACAGGAGATTAATAGAAAACCTGAAAAAAGGCGCACGGCTGAATGTCAGGATAAAGGCTGTGTGA
- a CDS encoding tRNA uridine(34) 5-carboxymethylaminomethyl modification radical SAM/GNAT enzyme Elp3, whose protein sequence is MAKNELPGRAAYGEICRKIIDEVRQQNVADQAGFNRIKMSLVKRAGLKSIPRNIDIASFATNDERQELKELLTIKPTRTISGVATIAIMPRPIACRHGKCSYCPGGPGSVFGSVPQAYTGKEPATRRAIRNSYDPYLQTSNRVEQYLAMNKVPDKIEMIIMGGTYTSFPIGYQEEFIKYSYKALNDLSDKFFEGPGNEYMDLEKFNEFFKLPGNLADENRTTAIQEQLLLLKNSPADVGLESEQLRNEKAKMRLVALCFETRPDWANEPQIDMMLKLGATRVEIGVQTVYSEVLDRIKRMHTVEDSISATRKLKDSFLKVGYHMMPGLPGVTLEQDLESLGQIVKNPDFMPDAIKIYPCMVMRGTPLFEQWKKGEYLPPTTEQSAEIIAEFKRDVPEWLRIMRVQRDIPTFMTESGVDRTNLRQYVERKMEEKNVKCRCARCREPRSKEISWDNVEIKKQEYDSSGGKELFISCEDTKNDLLIGFARMRKPGMPHRPEIDGNTLGIRELHVYGPAVNLQKKDKAAAQHRGIGKSLLAEAERLAAEDYDGKKMLVISGVGVREYYKRLGYEREGPYMAKKLI, encoded by the coding sequence ATGGCAAAAAATGAACTGCCGGGCCGGGCAGCGTACGGGGAAATCTGCAGGAAAATCATAGACGAAGTCAGGCAGCAGAATGTTGCAGACCAGGCAGGATTCAACAGGATTAAGATGTCCCTTGTAAAGAGGGCAGGATTGAAAAGCATCCCGCGGAATATTGACATTGCGTCCTTTGCGACAAATGATGAGCGGCAGGAGCTCAAGGAACTCCTGACAATAAAGCCAACAAGGACAATTTCCGGCGTGGCAACTATTGCGATTATGCCAAGGCCGATAGCATGCAGGCACGGGAAATGCTCTTACTGCCCGGGCGGGCCAGGCAGTGTTTTTGGCAGCGTTCCGCAGGCATACACCGGGAAAGAGCCGGCAACCAGGCGCGCAATCAGGAACAGCTATGATCCGTATCTCCAGACATCAAACAGGGTTGAGCAGTACCTTGCAATGAACAAGGTCCCTGATAAAATCGAAATGATAATCATGGGAGGGACCTATACCAGCTTTCCAATAGGCTACCAGGAGGAATTTATCAAGTACAGCTATAAAGCCCTGAATGACCTGTCAGACAAGTTTTTTGAAGGGCCGGGCAATGAGTACATGGATTTAGAAAAATTCAATGAGTTCTTCAAGCTGCCTGGCAATCTTGCAGATGAAAACAGGACAACTGCAATACAGGAGCAATTGCTTCTGCTGAAAAACAGCCCTGCTGATGTTGGCCTGGAATCAGAGCAGCTGAGAAATGAAAAGGCCAAGATGCGCCTGGTGGCATTATGCTTCGAGACCAGGCCTGACTGGGCCAATGAGCCGCAGATTGACATGATGCTCAAGCTTGGCGCCACAAGAGTGGAGATTGGCGTCCAGACAGTCTACAGTGAGGTGCTCGACCGGATTAAAAGGATGCACACTGTCGAGGACAGCATCAGTGCAACGCGCAAGCTGAAGGACAGCTTCCTGAAGGTTGGATACCACATGATGCCGGGATTGCCTGGCGTAACCCTTGAGCAGGATTTGGAGTCGCTCGGGCAGATTGTGAAAAACCCTGACTTCATGCCTGATGCAATCAAGATATACCCCTGCATGGTTATGAGAGGGACACCATTGTTTGAGCAATGGAAAAAAGGTGAGTACCTGCCCCCGACAACGGAGCAAAGCGCTGAGATAATTGCAGAGTTCAAAAGGGATGTGCCAGAATGGCTAAGGATAATGAGGGTGCAGAGGGATATCCCGACTTTCATGACTGAATCAGGGGTTGACCGGACGAATTTAAGGCAGTATGTTGAACGGAAAATGGAAGAAAAAAATGTCAAATGCAGGTGCGCAAGATGCAGGGAGCCGAGGAGCAAGGAAATCAGCTGGGACAATGTCGAAATAAAAAAACAGGAATATGATTCTTCTGGTGGAAAAGAGTTGTTCATTTCATGCGAAGACACAAAAAATGACCTGTTGATTGGCTTTGCCAGGATGAGAAAGCCAGGCATGCCGCACCGGCCGGAAATTGACGGGAACACGCTTGGCATCAGGGAATTGCATGTGTACGGCCCGGCTGTTAACCTTCAGAAAAAAGACAAGGCAGCTGCACAGCACAGGGGCATTGGAAAGTCCCTCCTTGCCGAAGCCGAAAGGCTGGCAGCTGAGGATTATGACGGCAAGAAAATGCTGGTAATTTCCGGAGTCGGCGTCAGGGAGTATTACAAAAGGCTTGGCTATGAAAGGGAAGGCCCCTACATGGCAAAGAAATTAATATGA
- a CDS encoding response regulator — protein sequence MPKRVLIIEDEPNIAEAERLVLESDYEVHVAPDGDMGLEMAKKLQPDLIVLDLMLPNRGGYDVSFNIRQHNKLKDTKIIMVTALNQPIDRKKGEMVGTDIYMTKPFEPDDLMNNVKRLLRD from the coding sequence ATGCCAAAAAGGGTCTTGATAATTGAGGATGAACCGAACATTGCAGAGGCTGAAAGGCTTGTGCTGGAGTCAGACTATGAAGTGCACGTTGCTCCGGACGGGGATATGGGTCTGGAAATGGCCAAGAAGCTCCAGCCTGACTTGATTGTCCTCGACCTTATGCTGCCAAACCGCGGCGGGTATGATGTCAGCTTTAACATCCGGCAGCACAACAAGCTGAAGGATACAAAAATCATCATGGTCACAGCCCTTAATCAGCCTATTGACAGGAAGAAAGGCGAGATGGTTGGCACGGACATCTACATGACCAAGCCATTTGAGCCTGACGACTTGATGAACAATGTGAAAAGGCTTCTCCGTGACTGA
- a CDS encoding GHKL domain-containing protein encodes MEQYVSLFSSDLWHSFFYFLGTYQGAFYRSSIELVISILLSYMVISEYTKTQINERKRELKYLSIAFVSLLINSLLEVSIYATVLFGGFSIGTISFFWPVLDRFLDLITLVLLVNAFIFPAFKTRLLRFKVDYRAQLVAIAVISLLIEAFWLGSRSIQNYVFFWGNYIHHLLTFSIIVYAIVELLRYPDEDFRYSGSIYAAFLLYLVVPVAEFINIFFYGNSSIRLRLFVQPFPIFAILLLTRVTFLKLVDKAYLRERLTKAERKYKIERELGRMKDEFVSVVSHELRTPLTSIKLYLSLLKSGKFGETNEQQKNAVRIVESESDRLSSLINDLLSLSKLESGKEHLKIREFDLNELKKPIYYAGAEGKEIEVAFSIPENFKVNADPSKITQVFVNLMGNAIKFTDNKGKIKVTAEKRKGEWALSIKDSGRGIPHKDIPKLFDKFYQSESHMTRTKGGTGLGLAIVKKIIDLHKGKVEVASSEGKGSTFTVIVPYKI; translated from the coding sequence ATGGAGCAATATGTCTCATTATTCTCATCAGACCTGTGGCACAGCTTTTTCTACTTTCTTGGCACTTACCAGGGCGCATTTTACAGGAGCTCAATAGAGCTTGTAATCTCAATTCTGCTCTCATATATGGTAATCTCGGAATACACAAAAACGCAAATCAATGAAAGGAAGCGTGAGCTGAAATACCTGAGCATAGCCTTTGTAAGCCTGCTGATAAACAGCCTCCTTGAAGTCTCAATTTATGCAACGGTGTTGTTTGGCGGGTTTTCCATCGGCACCATCAGCTTTTTTTGGCCTGTCCTGGACAGGTTTCTCGACCTGATTACGCTGGTGCTGCTGGTCAATGCCTTTATTTTCCCGGCGTTCAAGACCCGGCTTCTCAGGTTCAAGGTTGATTACCGTGCGCAGCTTGTTGCCATAGCTGTTATTTCACTTTTGATCGAAGCTTTTTGGCTGGGAAGCAGGAGCATTCAAAATTATGTCTTTTTTTGGGGGAATTATATCCACCACCTGCTCACATTCTCCATAATAGTCTATGCCATCGTGGAGCTTTTGCGCTATCCAGACGAGGATTTTCGCTACAGCGGAAGCATCTATGCCGCGTTCCTTCTCTACCTTGTCGTGCCTGTTGCCGAATTTATCAACATTTTTTTCTATGGCAACAGCTCGATCCGGCTCAGGCTTTTTGTCCAGCCATTCCCTATTTTTGCCATCCTGCTCTTGACAAGGGTCACTTTCCTGAAGCTGGTGGACAAGGCATACCTTCGCGAGAGGCTCACAAAAGCAGAGCGCAAATACAAGATTGAGCGGGAACTTGGCAGGATGAAGGATGAATTTGTGTCAGTTGTCAGCCACGAGCTGAGGACGCCATTGACATCGATCAAATTGTACCTCTCCCTCCTGAAAAGCGGAAAGTTTGGCGAGACAAATGAGCAGCAAAAAAATGCCGTAAGGATAGTCGAGTCAGAATCGGACCGGCTTTCAAGCCTGATCAATGACCTTCTCAGCCTTTCCAAGCTTGAGTCAGGCAAGGAGCATCTGAAAATCAGGGAATTTGACCTCAACGAGCTGAAAAAGCCTATTTACTACGCGGGCGCAGAGGGAAAGGAAATTGAAGTTGCATTCTCAATCCCTGAAAATTTCAAGGTCAATGCCGATCCAAGCAAAATTACACAGGTGTTTGTAAACCTCATGGGCAATGCAATTAAATTCACAGATAACAAAGGCAAAATAAAAGTGACAGCTGAAAAAAGAAAGGGCGAATGGGCACTCTCAATCAAGGATTCGGGCAGGGGCATCCCCCACAAGGACATACCAAAGCTATTTGACAAATTCTACCAGTCGGAAAGCCATATGACGCGCACAAAGGGCGGCACAGGCCTTGGCCTGGCCATAGTCAAGAAAATTATCGACCTTCACAAGGGCAAGGTTGAGGTCGCATCGTCTGAAGGCAAGGGCAGCACATTCACTGTCATTGTCCCTTATAAAATTTGA